Proteins from one Streptomyces sp. NBC_00390 genomic window:
- a CDS encoding GNAT family N-acetyltransferase: protein MFAISLGDDGAELRPLEPWQAEEYFAHIERGREYIGRYIALARVASDVESARAFLQSYADKAAADAGRIYGIWLDGTLVGGVLFRTLDVALGTCEAGCWLEPSAAGRGLVTRAATVIIDWAVEQRGIHRVEWQVSSENKASINVAKRLGMTYEGAQRESYLYGGVRHDMEIWSVLAPEWRARRAAAGTHEVLAGTANNLA, encoded by the coding sequence ATGTTCGCGATCAGCCTGGGCGACGACGGAGCCGAGCTGCGCCCCCTGGAACCGTGGCAGGCCGAGGAGTACTTCGCCCATATCGAGCGCGGGCGTGAGTACATAGGCCGGTACATCGCACTGGCGAGAGTCGCTTCGGACGTGGAATCGGCCCGTGCCTTTCTCCAGTCGTACGCGGACAAGGCGGCCGCCGACGCCGGCCGGATCTACGGCATCTGGCTCGACGGCACGCTCGTCGGCGGCGTGCTCTTCCGCACCCTGGACGTGGCCCTCGGCACCTGTGAGGCGGGCTGCTGGCTGGAACCCTCCGCGGCCGGCCGGGGCCTGGTCACCCGCGCAGCGACGGTGATCATCGACTGGGCCGTGGAGCAGCGCGGGATCCACCGGGTGGAGTGGCAGGTGTCGTCCGAGAACAAGGCCAGCATCAACGTGGCCAAGCGGCTCGGGATGACCTACGAGGGCGCACAGCGCGAGAGCTACCTCTACGGCGGCGTACGGCACGACATGGAGATCTGGTCGGTACTGGCCCCGGAATGGCGTGCCCGTCGCGCGGCAGCCGGCACGCACGAGGTCCTGGCGGGAACGGCAAACAACTTGGCGTGA
- a CDS encoding MMPL family transporter — MAAVARWCVRHRLVVVLLWFLALGGVTAAASIAGTAYSNDYEVPGTESGRAVDLLKKGFHGQGGDSDTIVWHTADSSVRADRVEQRMDQMLDAVAELDGIASVTSPYSGRGDAQISADRHTAYATVTFDRQADDIPEEQVRALVDTAKAAETDAVQVELGGSAIALTEAPGGHMAEVVGVAVAAVVLLVAFGSLAASLLPIATALVSVGTAYSGIVLLGHVMTVADFAPMLGMLIGLGVGIDYALFIVTRHRKGLKRGLPVADAAREAVTTTGRAVVFAGATVCIALLGMLILRLNFLNGVAIAASLTVVLTVAASVTLLPALLSLIGMRALSRRERHRLVSHGPQPELPTGFAARWSAFVERHPKLLGGLAAVVMLVLALPTFSLHLGTSDQGNGPATATTRQAYDLLADGFGPGVNGPLTLVGRLDGADDQVAMDRLPQALRGTDGVASVGPVTYNSSRDTAVLTVVPETSPQSRSTSELVDRLRSDVLPDTERGTSLEVDVGGVTAGYDDFAEIIVGKLPLFVGVVIALGCLLLLVAFRSVGVPLKAAVMNVAAVASAFGVVVAIFQWGWGSELLGLGSAGPIEPFLPVIMVSVLFGLSMDYQVFLVSRMYEEWLETGDNRRAVRVGLAETSRVINSAAVIMISVFLAFVLSGDRVIAMFGIGLAAAVALDAFLLRTLLVPALMHLLGGANWWLPRWLDRWLPRISIESPGSREAAHARIPEQSASLDGEDSKLTP, encoded by the coding sequence TTGGCAGCTGTTGCCCGGTGGTGCGTCAGGCACCGCCTCGTCGTCGTTCTTCTCTGGTTCCTCGCGCTCGGCGGTGTCACGGCCGCCGCGAGCATCGCGGGAACCGCGTACTCCAACGACTACGAGGTCCCGGGCACCGAATCCGGACGCGCGGTCGACCTCCTGAAAAAGGGCTTCCACGGCCAGGGCGGCGACAGCGACACCATCGTCTGGCACACGGCCGACAGCAGCGTCCGCGCCGACCGCGTCGAGCAGCGCATGGACCAGATGCTCGACGCCGTCGCGGAGCTCGACGGGATCGCCTCGGTCACCAGCCCCTACAGCGGCCGGGGCGACGCCCAGATCAGCGCCGACAGGCACACCGCGTACGCCACCGTCACCTTCGACCGCCAGGCCGACGACATCCCCGAGGAGCAGGTCCGGGCACTCGTCGACACCGCCAAGGCCGCCGAGACCGACGCCGTACAGGTCGAGCTGGGCGGCAGCGCCATCGCGCTCACCGAGGCCCCCGGCGGCCACATGGCCGAGGTCGTCGGCGTGGCTGTCGCCGCCGTCGTCCTCCTGGTCGCCTTCGGCTCCCTGGCCGCGAGCCTGCTGCCCATCGCGACCGCACTGGTGTCCGTCGGCACCGCCTACTCGGGCATCGTGCTGCTGGGCCATGTCATGACCGTCGCCGACTTCGCGCCGATGCTCGGCATGCTGATCGGCCTGGGCGTCGGCATCGACTACGCGCTGTTCATCGTCACCAGACACCGCAAGGGGCTCAAACGCGGCCTCCCGGTGGCCGACGCGGCCCGCGAGGCCGTGACCACCACCGGCCGCGCCGTCGTCTTCGCCGGCGCCACCGTCTGCATCGCGCTGCTCGGCATGCTGATCCTCCGGCTCAACTTCCTGAACGGCGTCGCGATAGCCGCATCGCTCACCGTCGTCCTCACCGTGGCCGCCTCGGTGACGCTGCTGCCCGCCCTGCTCTCCCTCATAGGCATGCGTGCCCTCAGCCGCCGCGAGCGGCACCGGCTCGTCAGCCATGGACCGCAGCCCGAACTGCCCACCGGCTTCGCCGCCCGCTGGTCCGCCTTCGTGGAACGTCACCCCAAGCTGCTCGGTGGTCTCGCCGCGGTCGTCATGCTCGTACTCGCCCTGCCGACCTTCTCGCTCCACCTCGGCACCTCCGACCAGGGCAACGGACCCGCCACCGCCACCACCCGCCAGGCGTACGACCTGCTCGCCGACGGCTTCGGCCCCGGCGTGAACGGCCCGCTCACCTTGGTGGGCCGGCTCGACGGCGCGGACGACCAGGTGGCGATGGACCGGCTGCCGCAGGCGCTGCGCGGCACCGACGGTGTCGCCTCCGTCGGTCCGGTCACGTACAACAGCAGTCGCGACACGGCGGTGCTCACCGTCGTGCCGGAGACCTCGCCGCAATCACGGTCGACGAGCGAACTGGTCGACCGGCTGCGCTCGGACGTCCTGCCCGACACCGAGCGGGGCACCTCGCTCGAGGTGGACGTGGGCGGTGTCACGGCCGGCTACGACGACTTCGCCGAGATCATCGTGGGCAAGCTGCCGCTCTTCGTCGGCGTCGTCATCGCGCTCGGCTGTCTGCTCCTGCTCGTGGCCTTCCGGTCGGTCGGTGTCCCGTTGAAGGCCGCGGTGATGAACGTGGCCGCCGTCGCCTCCGCCTTCGGCGTCGTCGTCGCGATCTTCCAGTGGGGCTGGGGGAGCGAGTTGCTGGGTCTCGGCAGCGCGGGCCCGATCGAGCCCTTCCTGCCGGTGATCATGGTCTCGGTGCTCTTCGGGCTCTCCATGGACTACCAGGTCTTCCTGGTGAGCCGGATGTACGAGGAGTGGCTGGAGACCGGTGACAACCGGCGCGCCGTACGGGTAGGCCTTGCCGAGACCAGCCGTGTGATCAACTCCGCGGCCGTGATCATGATCTCGGTCTTCCTGGCCTTCGTCCTCAGCGGCGACCGGGTCATCGCGATGTTCGGCATCGGTCTGGCCGCAGCGGTCGCCCTGGACGCCTTCCTCCTGCGCACGCTGCTGGTACCCGCCCTGATGCACCTGCTCGGCGGCGCCAACTGGTGGCTGCCACGATGGCTCGACCGGTGGCTGCCTCGGATCAGCATCGAAAGTCCCGGGAGCCGCGAGGCCGCGCATGCGAGGATCCCGGAGCAGAGCGCAAGCCTCGACGGCGAGGACAGCAAGCTCACACCCTGA